The DNA window taataatgtaataataacatAAAGTATATACCAGTCCCAATCCCTGATCTCAAACTCTTTACCCAGATTAACCTTTTTCCAGCCTGAGAATTTTCCAGGAATACTTTTGATCAGGATTGGGGTTTTGGATTATCCAGAAAATTACAAATGCTCCTGGTGATTTTGAAGGTCATGCTTTGCTGATTATTCTTATGTTATTCGCAATTTACAAGGGCAGCCTGTCAACTCCTCGGTTACAGGTTATGGGGATTCTGTAATTCGCAGTATTACAGCTGGTGAAGTCTTTATTGAGTGTTGTCTCCACCTGCTGGTGATTGTCGTGAAATTCGGCGCATGTTCGCAGTTTCATGATTTCGAACTTTATGAAAATTGATTTTTCACAGAACCTGTGCACATACATGGAATTTTCTTAAAGCTCTGCGCTGGTGCTCAGTGACGTCACAAAACAACAGCTGTCACAACCTACGTCACAGCTGTACCCCATCCTTAACAAGACAAGATTCCAAGTGTTCAGCTTAAGTTTGATCTCTGCTGCAAGGATGGAGGTCAGACACCTCTGTTCAGCAGCTCGACAAAGGTAGGTCTAAAACAGTCATCGAACCACCTCTAATGCCTGGCCAGAGGCCAAAGTATTATAGGCTAAATTTTCACTGGTATATTTTTGTTCCTCCaaaagagaaatgaagaaaCGGAAAGGGATTCAGGCAGGGATTAACTTTCCTGAAAAGGTAGGGTCATCACACTTAACGTACATTAAAAGCTCAAATTCTTTATAATGCTCTGCTATTAGGTGACACAGGTAAAactttaaacacctcagtgtaaTCAACACTGGTGCTTTTATTTGAAAACTAATCTGATACACCCTGTTAGTGTCTAGCACCTGTGATAAAAACTGGCCACACAAGTCATGAAAAATGTAGTTAGCAAGGGGTTGTTATAGAATTTTTCTGTTACATTCACCAGGTGTCAGTACATAAAGAAGAAACAATGGAGAAAATAACtgattctttctttttctgtttaatctctttctctctctctcatgaatattaaattccaccttaaatagccaTTACATTTTGGCTTCTTGTTCGAATATTTGGTTTCACATTAAATGGTGTAATGTTATGTTCTGGTGGCTTGGCAGTTTGAAAGCTTATTAGATGTGGAAATTCATATTTTCAGTGCTAGCATCTCTGTTAGCTGTGACCTAACTTCTCAAAATGTTATTGCTAGCTACATTAGCGTAGCGTAGCTAAGCTCTGTAGCTTTCAACTTAAACTAACTTTTATCCAGTAAACTTTATCCAGTATTGTGATATAGGAAATCAACCTCTGTCATAAGAGTCAGACATTTCAGATGTAAATCTTGGGAAGACCTGTACAGTCATTTTGATGCTAACATAACAGAATTTTGCATTGTCATGGTGCTCAGACAACTTATAAACTGAGGATTAATACTGACATTTTCTTTCAGTAAAATTAGGCCCCAGAGGTTTATGCTGTCAGTGAAAATTACAATAAGCTTAAAATAGTAACCCACTCAACACGTTTATTCCTCTTCAGATAATCTAAGGGCTTAATATAATTACTATATTAATAGCTGTATAACAGCTCTTCTTAAACTAGGAAACTTTATGTAGACATATGTAGATGGCTACATATAAATACTTTCATCCTTATAATGTACAGTCCACTGCCTTCACTTAAATAGTAAGTAGTCACATTACCTCTCCACTCATTTGTAAATACAGCTGAATCTGTGCTgaccattgtctgtaactgccaTGTTCGTGGCATATATTATTTCACTGAATTATTTGAGTTGGGCTTATACTTGGTTCAGTCATCTTCGGTTATACTAATCTCAGCTTATTGGCCTCCACAGGGTGGAAAACCTGTTGCCCTCCCACAACTTAACAAACAGCACAGTGGGAATCCTCAACTGGTACCCAGCCAGCCCAGAAAGTTGGTAATTGCCTGTTATTCCTTTTACCATCCACCAGACAGTGTTCCCTAATCGCTCACTGGTAggattctttttttaaaacatttcatgcTTCAATCAAGCAGATTATGGAACAAAACTGACACAAGCTACAATATCTATAGCAACTGTATTGTGGATAAATGGTCTTATTTGTGTATTAtcacagtaccacactgactgTATCTTTTGCCAAATGTGGTTATATTTTGGCGACTTGTTTGCCAGTAATGGAGTAGACAGACTTGAACTGGGAAACTCACTATTGACTAGTATGTTCACTGCTTTGTATTCAGTTGAACCTGTGCTGACCATTGTCTTGAACAGGCACATTCCTAGCATTACTCATTTTGCTGCCTTGTTTGAGTGTGTCTAAGAGTGTACAAGGTTTTATACTTGTTTTAATTTGAACTGATCTCAGCTTATTTGTCTCCACAGACTGGAAAGCCTGAGGTCCTCCCACAACTTACCAAACAGCACAGTGGGAATGTTCCACTGAGACCCAGCCCGCCCAGAGAGCTGGTAAGATTTCAGTTAATTCAGGCAGTGCTGAAGCAATTCCCTTTACCACTCACCAGGCTGAGTTCCCTAATCTTTCCCTGGCagaataatttaatttttaaactttCAGGTGATTCATACTTTGTCTCCACAGACTGGGAAGCCTGAGGTCCTCCCACAACTTACCAGACAGCACAGTGGGAATGTTCCACTGAGACCCAGCCAGCCCAGAAAGCTGGTAAAACTATAACTACTACAATTCCTAGCTGCTCTGTCGTAGATAAATGGCCATTTTGCTTATTATCACAGTATCACACTGAATAAATCATTTGCAGAGGGtggttatatttatattgtggCTACCTGGGTGACATTAATAATGTTGACTGTGTGACACAGTGGCACAAATTTAgtgtcactttcacacagcttcagggtcctggggttggaTGTTCAAACCCCACCGTGGGTCACTGTGAggggtttgttgtgttctccctgtgtccatgtttctataggtgtgagtaaatgaagtTGACTGACTTAGATTAAACTGAGAAACTTCCTGTTGTCTGTGGTACATATGTTTTTGCCCTTTTATCCTTATAACACCTAGCTGACTCTGTTCCGTTTCACAGTGTGTAGCCATATTGTCTGTGCACTGGTCATTTGTTACTTATTGAGGTTATCTCAGCTTGTACTGATCTCACCTTATTTGTTTCCACAGGCAGGGATGCCTGATGTACTCCCACAACTTAACGAACTGCAATGTGGAAATGTTCCACTGAGACCCAGCCAGCCCAGAGAGCTGGTAAGATGTGCATTAATTTAGGCAGTGGTGAAACTCACTTGCAAGTGATTCCATTTACCACTCACTAGGCAGGGATCCTTAATAAATCACAGGCAGGATTACTCCTTAAACCTTTCAGGTGTTTCCTGCTTAAATGAAGACGAGTATTTAATGAGACTGACACGATCTACAATACCTagcaattatataaaattattactgTAGCATCACACTGGCTAAATCACTTGCAGAAAGTGGTTATATTGAATTTATGGTGCTCGTGTGCCATTATTGAAGCTGATGtagcggcacagtggtgcaacaggtagtgttgcgtAACACGACAGCTTCaaggttctggggttgtgtaTTTAAACCCCTCTAAGAGACCCTGCCCGTTGAGGAGCTTGatgtgttcttccagtgtctgcataggtttcctctgggtgctctagtTTCTTCCAATactccaaaaataaaaaatgctcttctgaagtgtccatagttgtgagtccATAGCAGCTTGAACTGATCTCAGCGTATTTGCCTCCACAGGGTGGAAAGCCTTGTGCCCTCCCACAAATTAACAAACAGCAAAGTGGGAATACTGTGGGACACATCCAGCCTAGAAAGATGGTAAGATGTCAGTTAATTCAGGCAGTGGTGAAGTCCACTTGCAAGTGATTTCCTTCACCACCAACCAGGCAGTTCCCTAATCTTTCACTGGGAACATTATTCCTTAATCCTTTCAAATTTTTCATGCCTAAATCAAAAAGAGAACTGAACAAGATTGATTTTACACAGTATTTATTGTCTGTTGTTATTTTACAAGTCATACTTGTTGTGCGTTTGTTGCACATTTGCACTCATGCACTTTACGTATTTTGGTTTAATTGTTTTATGCTGGCATCTTGGTTCTGGAGGaacattgttttgtttcactATGTACTGTACAATGTATATGGTTGAAATGACTATACAATCCATAACTTGAACTGGTTTCTGGATTTTGTTATCACAGAATCACACTGAATTTATATTCACTGGGGTAAATACTAGTGTTTTTATAATACCAGTTCAGTGTATTACCAGTGTACAGTGTATAGCTATATAGTATGTTCACTGTTTTGTATTCAGCTGAATCTGTGCTGATGTTTTGATCTGAATATGTTTGACTAAAAATTTGTGAGTGGATTTATACTTGTTTCTGTTATCTCAGCTTATATTGAACTTAGATTTGTTGTCTCCACAGGGAGGGAAGCCTGAAGTCCTCCCACAACTTACCAAACAGCACAGTGGGAATATTCCACTGAGACCCAGCCAGCCCAGAGAGCTGGTAAGACTTCAGTTAATTCAGGCAGTGGTGAAGTAATTCCCTTTACCACTCACCAGGCTGAGTTCCCTAATCTTTCCCTGGCAgaataatttcattttaaacttTCAGGTCTTTCATGCTTTGTCTCCACAGACTGGGAAGCCTGAAGTCCTCCCACAACTTACCAAACATCACAGTGGGAATAGTTCACTGAGATCCAGCCAGCCCAGAAAGCTGGTAAGATTTCAGTTAATTCAGGCAGTGGTGAAACTCACTTGCGAGTGATTCTTTTTACCAGTAACCTGGTAGAGTTCCCTAATCTTTCACTGGCGGGATTATACCTTAAACCTTTCAGGTGTTTCCTCTTAAATGAAGAGGAGTATTGAATGAGACTGACACTCTCTACAATTCCTAGCTGCTCTGTCATAGATAAATGGCCATTTTGCTTATTATCACAGTATCACACTGAATAAATCATTTGCAGAGGGtggttatatttatattgtggCTACCTGTGTGACATCAATCATGTTGACTGTGTGACACAGTGGCAAAAAATtgggtgtgtgggggtgggtcactgtgaggtgtttgttatgttctccctgtgtccacatttccataggtgtgagtgtgtgagtaaatgaagaTGACTGACTTAGATTAAACTGAGAAACTTCCTGTTGTGTGTGGTACATATGTTTTTGCCCTTTTATCCTTATAACACCTAGCTGACTCTGTTCCGTTTCACAGTGTGTAGCCATATTGTCTGTGCACTGATTATTTGTTGCTTATTGAAGCTTTCTCAGCTTGTACTGATCTCACCTTATTTGTTTCCACAGGCAGGGATGTTTGATGTACTCCCACAACTTAACGAACTGCAATGTGGAAATGTTCCACTGAGACCCAGCCAGCCCAGAGAGCTGGTAAGATGTGCATTAATTTAGGCAGTGGTGAAACTCATTTGCAAGTGATTCCATTTACCACTCACTAGGCAGCGATCCTTAATAAATCACAGGCAGAATTACTCCTTAAACCTTTCAGGTTTTTCCTGCTTAAATGAAGACGAGTATTTAATGAGACTGACACGATCTACAATACCTagcaattatataaaattattactgTAGCATCACACTGGCTAAATCACTTGCAGAAAGTGGTTATATTGACTTTACGGTGTTCGAGTGCCATTATTGAAGCTGATGTTGGTGCACAGTGGTGCATCAGGTAGTGTTGCATAACAcgacagctccaaggtcctggggttgtgtgtttaaATCCCTCTTAGGGACCCTGCCCgttgaggagcttggtgtgttctaccagtgtctgcataggtttggGTGCTCTAGTTTCTTCCAATaatccaaaaataaaacaaatgctcTTCtgaagtgtccatagttgtgagtgtgtgatgtagtggtgtcctgttcagggtgtgttcctgatttATTGCCTGttactccaggtaggctctggatacaGCACAATCCTGAACAGAATAAAGCAGttgcagagaatgaatgaatcaataatGAACTTGACAGACTTGAACAGAGACACATTCTATCATTATATCTCAGCTTATACTGAACTTATATTTGTTGTCTCCACAGGGAGGGAAGCCTGATGTCCTTCCACCAATTAACAAACAGCAAAGTGGGAATGTTCCACTGGGACTCATTCTGCGAAGAAAGCTGGTAAGATTTCAGGCAGAGGTGAAATTAATTTGCGAGTGATTCCCTTTACCACCAGGCAGAATTccctaatttaaaaaatttttaataaaataataaaaattattactTAACACTTTCACTTTCCACCGCATTAGTTAGCACCTTATAGATTTGTATAGATTCCATAACTACATAGCATGCATCATAATGTCATAGAATTTACTGAAAAATAGGCCTGGagggatttatttattaatttgtgtgATGCTGTAATTCTCTTGTTGGTTAGCACTGGCAGAAAGGTCATATTAATATGCATTGTCTGTGGTATGTTGATAATAAGGAGTCGATGCCAAGGACATCAGTATTCAAACCCCTTCTGCAGAACCTTCCAGAGTGTGGTGCCACCAACAACACTTCCCAGTCCCCCAGTCAGAAGCCCAGGAGGCAGCCTGAGGATTTTGCATTCCCCATGGCTCCAGCAGGTTAAATAATGGTCTTGGACCAGAGTCTATATTTAAGAAGCATCTCAGAGTAGGAAAGTTAATCCTTCaagtttttcttgttttagcATGTCGTATGACTGCTTTATAACCTGCTCACATTCTTGCTTGCTTACAGCAAACATTCCTAATTTTGTATCCTTGTATCCAAAAGTGCCTATGAACCTCTCAATATTTATGGACACGCCACATCTAGTAGGAAAATAAATTGAATTACAAAGATTGCAAAAAAATTCACAATTCTGTGTTTCTTTCAGATGTAATGACGCACTTTGGAAATGGGTTGACTAATTATGAGCAGGATGAGGTGTGGAAGTACAAGGAGATTTGGTTCCTTGGACTGAATGCAAAGAAAATTAATGGATCCCTTTGCAACCCGAATCAGTCTGGCTACGATGATAAGAATGGTACCTACGTCCAGGTCAGAATCCATCACTGCATGAAGAATAGCTTACTAGCTTGATTATCATTTCACCAGATCAAGGGGAGATGCATTTTTTGCGATTGTTGTGTTTTCAGGTTAGGCATGACCACATAGCTTACCGCTATGAGGTATTGGACATGATTGGAAAAGGAAGCTTTGGACAGGTCCTCAAGTGTTTGGATCATAAAACCAACAAGATGGTGGCAATTAAAGTCATTCGAAACAAAAGCAGGTCACAGCATAATACATTTACTCGTATAATCTTTGTATGCTTAGTACttttattatatacatttattatgtGTTATTATGAAGAAACTTTGTTATTGATAACTGAAATGATACTGCTGTAAACACCATCactctgttattattttatatcaagcttaaatatttattaatttctaattaAGATTATCTAagataattaattcattcattatctgtaaccgcttatccagttcagggtcacggtgggtccagagcctacctggaatcattgggcgcaagctgggaatacaccctggagggggcgccagtccttcacagtgcaacacacactcacacattcactcactcacaagattcgccaatccacctaccaacgtgtgtttttggactgtgggaggaaaccggagcacctggaggaaacccacgcagacacagggagaacacactgcactcctcacagacagtcacccggaacgggactcgaacccacaacctccaggtccctggagctgtgtgactgcgacactaacctgctgcgccacaatatttaatattgtcTGTGTTTAGATGTCGTCTCCTAGGAATGTTGGAACTGAAGATCCTTGATGCTTTGCGGAAAAAGGACATAGATGATTCCTCTAATATTATACACATGGAAGACTCCTTTTTCTTCCGAGGTCATCTGTGTATCACTTTTGAACTCTtggggtgagtgaatgtgtctgtgtgtgtgagagaaatgtTAAATGACTTGAAATTTTTTACTGTTGAGAATACATCATACGATACCCGATTATAACCATGATGTAATATATTGTACTGTTTCTGTAATAAGAAGTGATTTGAAGTACAGCCTAAGACTATTATAGTGTTTTCTCATCAAGGAGAACCTTTACATCTAACCCATATCAGGAAAAGATTCGAATTACAGGAAAGGATTTAAATTATctgattaaataaattaagaaaaCATCAAAATATGTAAAGCAGAGTAACTCCAGGATGAGATCATACTCCAGCAGAGGATCCCTAATTAATGTTACTCTTGTTTGCCTTCTCAGGCCAAACTTGTATGAGCAGATGGAGCTGAACGGCTATCAAGGCTTTAACCAGGACCTGGTGCGTAACATTGCCCAAATGCTGCTAAAAACCCTGAACATGCTGAAAAAGGAGAAAATTATATACTGTGACCTTAAGCCTGTGAGTACCACCACAGCCAGCTCAGTGTAGAGCCCTGGAGAGTTTAAAACATTGAGAGTAAAGTAATAATAAACAGTGAGTGAAGCATGATgtctttttattgcatttgctTGCTCGGAATACTAGTTTATgccaacaacaaaataaaaatgtatgaacagCAGTAATAAGCTTATTAACATGA is part of the Hoplias malabaricus isolate fHopMal1 chromosome 4, fHopMal1.hap1, whole genome shotgun sequence genome and encodes:
- the LOC136694342 gene encoding dual specificity tyrosine-phosphorylation-regulated kinase 4-like; translation: MEVRHLCSAARQREMKKRKGIQAGINFPEKGGKPVALPQLNKQHSGNPQLVPSQPRKLTGKPEVLPQLTKQHSGNVPLRPSPPRELTGKPEVLPQLTRQHSGNVPLRPSQPRKLAGMPDVLPQLNELQCGNVPLRPSQPRELGGKPCALPQINKQQSGNTVGHIQPRKMGGKPEVLPQLTKQHSGNIPLRPSQPRELTGKPEVLPQLTKHHSGNSSLRSSQPRKLAGMFDVLPQLNELQCGNVPLRPSQPRELGGKPDVLPPINKQQSGNVPLGLILRRKLESMPRTSVFKPLLQNLPECGATNNTSQSPSQKPRRQPEDFAFPMAPADVMTHFGNGLTNYEQDEVWKYKEIWFLGLNAKKINGSLCNPNQSGYDDKNGTYVQVRHDHIAYRYEVLDMIGKGSFGQVLKCLDHKTNKMVAIKVIRNKSRCRLLGMLELKILDALRKKDIDDSSNIIHMEDSFFFRGHLCITFELLGPNLYEQMELNGYQGFNQDLVRNIAQMLLKTLNMLKKEKIIYCDLKPENILLSQNGKVIKVIDFGSSFYEDQRVHRNIGTWFYRPPEVILGQPCSCAMDMWSLGCILAELSTSLPLFAEVNEVEQIACMMEVLGLPPPEVLQTASRREQFFDSEGKPHKINNSTGQIRKPSSKNLESVLKCNDARFLDFIKGCLMWDPMKRFTPEEAMQHAWIQGGTTTADQIFGQ